TGTTCAACCAAGTGGGGGGGTGCGGGGTTATACCCTCAGGAACTCCCACAGTCTCTTGAAGAACTCGGTCTTCCTCCCCTTTTCCGTGATGAAGTGGAGAACCTTCAGCTCCTCGGCGGTTTCGTCGTCTATCCCAGCCCTCCGGTTGGCCTCCCGTATGTTCTTGGACTCCGCGAGCGCTCTAACAATCCTCCAGCCGTCGGGGAGGAGGGAGTTGAAGTACTCCTTCAGCCACCTCCCGTCAATCGAGCGGACGAAGAGTTCTCCCTCCCTCGAAAGCCGGTAGTAGGTGTGGTGCTTGTGAACCTCGAAGGCCTTCTTGAAGCGCGCCTTGCTCCGCTTTATCGCGCTTCCGGGGTCGCGCTCTATCAGGCCGATTTCGAGGAGGTCGCCGACGGCGTCGTTGATTAGCTCCAGGGGGAGGCCGCTAACCTTGGCCATCATCTTCGCGTAGTCAACGCCCGCCCTCTTCAGGTGGGTCAGGACGTAGAGGTGAACTGGCAAGAGCTCAAAGCCTCGGTATGAACCTGGGCGTTCTCTCGGCGTACTGTCTCCACTCATCTCCGAACCTCTCCTCCAGGACTTTCTCCTCCTCGCCTATAAGCCCCACCACCGCGAGCCAGTAGAGTACGGGC
This Thermococcus cleftensis DNA region includes the following protein-coding sequences:
- a CDS encoding DUF2250 domain-containing protein gives rise to the protein MPVHLYVLTHLKRAGVDYAKMMAKVSGLPLELINDAVGDLLEIGLIERDPGSAIKRSKARFKKAFEVHKHHTYYRLSREGELFVRSIDGRWLKEYFNSLLPDGWRIVRALAESKNIREANRRAGIDDETAEELKVLHFITEKGRKTEFFKRLWEFLRV